The region AATATTAAAAGGAAGAGGTAAAAGAAGAATAGCAGTTTATCTTTCACGAGATACCCTCTCTTTTAAAAGTTTTATTATCAGATATGTAAGTAAACCTTCTCCTATACCTACCACAATGTGTGGCAAAAGCAGGGCAGGTATAACTACGGAGAAACCAAAAGGGAAGTAAAGGGGTTTACCCGAAGCGTCCTTAAATAGGTGAGGATGAATTCCTAAGATAAGAGCTATGAAAAGTGCAGAAATAATCGTGGAAATAAAACCGGCAGTAAACAATGCAAAGCTATCTTTAAAGTACGCTTTTATAACTTTATAGGTGTAAAAGGCACAAAAACTTCCCAAAAAACCTATACCTATAGAGTTTAATGGAAAGGTGGTAATACCTCCCTCTCCAAATATCACGGCTTGCAGGAAAAGTACGAGGGATACACACAAAAAGGACACCCATGGACCGAATAATAGGGAAAACCCTGAAACTCCCAAACCATGAACGGATGTACCGCCGGGAAGAGGCAAAGCTATGGACATAAGCACAAAGGAAAAAACGGAGAGGGAAGCTAAGTAGGGGAGAGTTTTCTCACCGAGTATAGCTTTGAACTTGCCGAATCCATAAATGAGAAGCCCTAAATCCAAAAGATACGCAGGTATGTAAACTTGAGGTGCCACAAAACCATCGGGTATATGCATATTCGCCTCCTAAAAAAGTGCGGATAGTGTGAGTATGAATCTGTATCGTTCTTTACCTTCAGCGCCTTGCTGTTGGCTCTCCTCGTTGAGCCTTTTCCAAACAGGTACTTTAATGCCTGCACCGAGCGATACGCTTTTATAATAGAGTCTTGTC is a window of Hydrogenobacter sp. DNA encoding:
- a CDS encoding energy-coupling factor ABC transporter permease, with translation MHIPDGFVAPQVYIPAYLLDLGLLIYGFGKFKAILGEKTLPYLASLSVFSFVLMSIALPLPGGTSVHGLGVSGFSLLFGPWVSFLCVSLVLFLQAVIFGEGGITTFPLNSIGIGFLGSFCAFYTYKVIKAYFKDSFALFTAGFISTIISALFIALILGIHPHLFKDASGKPLYFPFGFSVVIPALLLPHIVVGIGEGLLTYLIIKLLKERVSRER